A section of the Pseudomonas flavescens genome encodes:
- the hemA gene encoding 5-aminolevulinate synthase, whose amino-acid sequence MYQALLQQQLETLKSSNQYRTFTTLSRICGQYPLARLEDGSQEPVVVWCSNDYLGMSQHPAVRGQMHKALDAYGAGSGGSRNIGGSHDLYARLEANLAEWHGKEAALVFPTGFGSNDATLQCLLRRIPDCVVISDELNHASIVNGIRSTPNERKIFRHNDIEDLELILAGYPSNRPKIVVFESVYSMDGDIAPIAEIISVAKRHNALTYLDEVHAVGMYGPRGAGVAAELGVADQVDVIQGTMAKAIGVIGGYIAASQIIIDSVRSFATGFIFTTSLPPAVTAGCLASVEHLKASSAERERLHAQTALLRERLKHYDIPVMPCSQTHVLPVLVGEATRCKGAAERLLRKHGVYLQPINFPSVPVGTERFRVNATPNHSEEQIEHLAISLRETFDHFTIPLASQAFGTEVA is encoded by the coding sequence ATGTACCAGGCACTTCTTCAACAACAACTTGAGACCCTAAAGTCATCGAACCAATACCGCACCTTCACGACGCTCAGTCGCATTTGCGGTCAATATCCACTTGCCCGTCTTGAGGATGGCAGCCAGGAACCCGTGGTGGTTTGGTGCAGCAACGACTACCTCGGGATGTCCCAGCACCCTGCCGTGCGCGGACAGATGCACAAGGCATTAGATGCCTACGGGGCTGGTTCAGGTGGCTCACGCAATATTGGCGGATCCCACGATTTGTATGCCCGCCTAGAAGCCAATCTGGCTGAATGGCACGGAAAGGAAGCTGCGCTGGTATTTCCCACCGGTTTCGGATCCAACGACGCGACGCTTCAATGTTTACTGCGGCGCATTCCGGACTGCGTCGTGATCAGCGATGAGCTAAATCACGCCTCTATCGTCAACGGCATTCGCTCGACACCCAACGAACGCAAAATCTTTCGCCACAACGATATAGAAGATCTTGAGTTGATCCTTGCCGGTTACCCATCGAATCGGCCGAAAATCGTGGTGTTCGAGTCGGTGTACTCAATGGATGGCGACATTGCTCCCATCGCCGAGATTATCAGTGTCGCCAAACGTCATAACGCCCTTACCTATCTAGATGAAGTGCACGCGGTGGGCATGTATGGGCCACGAGGTGCCGGGGTTGCCGCTGAACTTGGCGTGGCGGATCAGGTTGATGTCATCCAGGGCACAATGGCCAAAGCCATAGGCGTCATCGGTGGCTACATAGCTGCCAGCCAAATCATCATTGATTCAGTTCGCTCGTTTGCTACCGGCTTCATCTTCACCACCTCGCTACCGCCCGCAGTCACCGCTGGCTGCTTGGCGAGTGTGGAACACCTTAAGGCAAGTAGCGCGGAGCGTGAACGCCTGCACGCCCAAACTGCCTTGCTACGTGAGCGTCTCAAGCACTACGACATACCGGTGATGCCGTGTTCACAAACGCATGTGCTCCCGGTGTTGGTTGGCGAAGCAACACGGTGCAAGGGAGCGGCGGAACGCCTGCTGCGCAAGCATGGTGTTTACCTACAGCCGATCAACTTTCCCTCTGTGCCGGTCGGCACTGAACGCTTCCGCGTCAATGCGACACCCAATCACAGCGAAGAACAGATCGAGCATCTAGCCATTTCGCTTCGCGAGACCTTCGATCATTTCACCATTCCCCTGGCATCGCAGGCCTTTGGTACGGAGGTGGCCTGA
- a CDS encoding Gfo/Idh/MocA family oxidoreductase produces the protein MKILIIGLGYAGNRYRRAFEHIATSTGIPLRLAYISRQKRTADLPYYDCVSRAVTDFSPEIVVVSVNDHSHASVLQQLAGYQGFVICEKPLATPDDDLDAISDAMRDVSGFALDLVERYSDACRQLREWVERHNWELVRASFHWGKDRINDYRPTCGVISEAIHALDLLSWISPRAGQVELHGIQGVRSDFSISGTNVLDSVQLISSMGEARVTGFSSFVNIVRQRTVDFSFVDHRSQLIHARLVLDTPCWDHDQLRIWTRNADGSEALLHAFTTAPDTPGLETLHKLSRLCLQAVRAVSMKEPPRQGFADLSTALALQRLLNTIEIEAKTAPPARYVRGGKRALLAEDSNLEILG, from the coding sequence ATGAAGATCCTGATCATAGGTTTAGGCTACGCCGGCAACCGCTACCGCCGAGCCTTCGAACACATCGCCACCAGCACAGGTATACCGCTGAGGTTGGCGTATATCAGTCGCCAGAAAAGAACAGCCGACCTGCCCTACTACGACTGCGTCAGTCGAGCGGTGACCGACTTTTCCCCAGAGATCGTGGTGGTCAGCGTTAACGATCACAGCCATGCCTCGGTTTTGCAGCAGTTGGCCGGATACCAGGGATTCGTCATTTGCGAGAAACCGCTGGCGACACCCGATGACGACCTAGATGCGATTTCAGATGCGATGCGAGATGTCAGCGGCTTCGCCCTAGACCTGGTTGAACGTTATTCGGACGCCTGCCGGCAACTAAGAGAGTGGGTCGAGCGGCACAACTGGGAACTGGTTCGGGCCAGCTTTCACTGGGGCAAAGATCGCATCAATGACTACCGGCCTACCTGCGGCGTAATCAGCGAAGCGATCCATGCGCTGGATCTGCTCAGTTGGATTTCCCCCCGTGCCGGCCAGGTGGAGTTGCACGGAATACAGGGCGTGCGCTCCGACTTTTCAATCTCGGGCACCAATGTGCTCGACAGCGTGCAGCTCATTTCAAGCATGGGCGAGGCGCGGGTTACAGGCTTCAGCAGCTTCGTAAATATCGTCCGCCAACGAACCGTGGATTTCAGTTTCGTGGACCACCGCTCGCAATTGATCCATGCGCGGCTGGTGCTCGACACACCGTGCTGGGATCACGACCAATTACGAATCTGGACGCGTAATGCCGACGGATCTGAAGCTCTTCTGCACGCGTTCACCACCGCTCCCGACACGCCGGGACTGGAGACCCTGCACAAGCTGTCGAGGTTGTGTCTGCAAGCCGTGCGCGCTGTGAGCATGAAGGAACCTCCGCGACAAGGCTTTGCAGATTTGAGCACCGCCCTGGCTCTCCAGCGCTTGCTCAACACCATAGAAATCGAAGCGAAAACGGCTCCGCCGGCCCGTTATGTCCGCGGCGGTAAACGCGCGTTGCTGGCGGAAGACAGCAACCTCGAAATTCTTGGCTGA
- a CDS encoding MFS transporter — MQAVKKTRARYLILLMLFLVTTINYADRATISIAGSSLQKDLGIDAIELGYIFSAFGWAYVLGQIPGGWLLDRFGSKRVYAGSIFLWSLFTLLQGYIGAFGVASAVAVLFLLRFMVGLAEAPSFPGNARIVAAWFPTKERGTASAIFNSAQYFATVLFAPLMGWIVYTFGWQHVFVVMGALGIVFSIVWMFVIHNPKDHPLANAAEIQYIAENGGLVDLDAAGKKQDSGPKFGYIMQLLKNRMMAGVYLGQYCITTLTYFFLTWFPVYLVQERGMTILKAGIIASLPAICGFVGGVLGGVISDALLRRGNSLSVARKTPIVAGMLLSMSMIICNYVETDWMVVAFMALAFFGKGVGALGWAVVSDTSPKQIAGLSGGLFNTIGNLASITTPIVIGYIIAATGSFKLALVFIGANAFVAAFSYLVIVGEIKRFELKGLKPENNDTGTTTEATR, encoded by the coding sequence ATGCAAGCAGTCAAGAAGACTCGCGCCCGGTATTTGATCCTGCTCATGCTTTTCCTGGTGACCACGATCAACTACGCAGACCGGGCGACGATCTCAATCGCAGGTTCCAGCCTTCAAAAAGACCTGGGTATCGATGCAATCGAGCTGGGTTACATTTTTTCTGCCTTTGGCTGGGCGTACGTGCTCGGGCAAATTCCAGGTGGATGGCTGCTAGATCGTTTCGGCTCCAAAAGGGTCTATGCCGGCAGCATTTTCCTCTGGTCACTCTTCACGCTCTTACAGGGCTATATCGGCGCCTTCGGCGTCGCCAGTGCAGTGGCTGTACTGTTCCTGTTGCGCTTTATGGTGGGCTTGGCCGAGGCACCCTCGTTCCCCGGTAATGCACGCATTGTCGCCGCCTGGTTCCCCACCAAGGAGCGTGGTACTGCATCCGCCATCTTCAACTCGGCTCAATACTTCGCAACCGTCCTATTTGCACCGCTCATGGGTTGGATCGTCTACACCTTCGGCTGGCAGCATGTCTTTGTGGTGATGGGCGCACTGGGGATCGTGTTCTCGATCGTGTGGATGTTCGTGATCCACAACCCGAAGGATCACCCTCTCGCCAATGCCGCCGAGATTCAGTACATCGCCGAAAACGGCGGTCTGGTCGACTTGGACGCAGCAGGCAAGAAACAGGACTCAGGCCCCAAGTTTGGTTACATCATGCAGCTCCTCAAGAACCGCATGATGGCGGGTGTTTATCTTGGTCAGTACTGCATCACCACGCTCACTTACTTCTTCCTGACCTGGTTCCCGGTGTACCTCGTACAGGAGCGCGGGATGACCATTCTCAAAGCTGGCATCATCGCTTCGCTTCCTGCCATTTGTGGCTTCGTTGGTGGCGTTCTCGGTGGCGTAATTTCTGATGCGCTGTTGCGTCGTGGCAACTCGTTGAGCGTGGCACGTAAGACCCCGATCGTGGCCGGCATGCTACTTTCCATGAGCATGATCATCTGTAACTACGTCGAGACCGACTGGATGGTCGTAGCTTTTATGGCGCTGGCTTTCTTCGGTAAGGGCGTTGGAGCCTTGGGCTGGGCAGTGGTTTCTGACACCTCTCCCAAGCAGATTGCAGGCCTGTCGGGTGGGCTGTTCAACACCATCGGTAACTTGGCCTCGATCACGACCCCAATTGTAATTGGCTACATCATCGCTGCCACCGGCTCATTCAAACTTGCTTTGGTATTCATCGGCGCCAACGCGTTTGTCGCAGCATTCAGCTATCTGGTAATCGTTGGAGAAATCAAACGTTTCGAGCTCAAGGGCCTCAAGCCTGAGAACAACGATACCGGTACCACTACAGAAGCTACGCGCTAA
- a CDS encoding GNAT family N-acetyltransferase — MQQPLFIVRPASTADLACLVELRAQLIEGTNASYSSKTPEDSTRWRAAYRSWLISHLSESDSVQIVAAEHKLSGQVLGCATAIIDQRAPAPSCLNGLSGWVQSVVVESQWRNLGIARQMMQHLLRWFANRGVTAVALQSTKVADSLYQDLGFIRSDESLMIRQETLP, encoded by the coding sequence ATGCAACAGCCTCTTTTCATCGTGAGACCTGCTAGCACGGCCGATCTGGCCTGTTTAGTGGAGCTGCGTGCGCAGCTCATTGAAGGAACCAACGCAAGCTACTCGAGCAAAACACCTGAAGACTCAACGCGCTGGCGGGCGGCCTATCGTAGCTGGCTTATCAGCCATTTGAGCGAGAGCGATAGCGTCCAGATAGTAGCGGCTGAACATAAGCTGTCCGGCCAGGTACTGGGCTGCGCGACGGCCATCATTGACCAGCGTGCACCTGCCCCCAGCTGCCTCAATGGCTTGTCCGGTTGGGTGCAATCGGTGGTGGTCGAGTCTCAGTGGCGCAATCTCGGTATTGCTCGGCAGATGATGCAGCACCTGCTCCGGTGGTTTGCCAACCGTGGCGTTACGGCAGTGGCACTGCAAAGCACCAAGGTCGCTGACTCCCTGTACCAGGATCTGGGTTTTATCAGGAGTGACGAGAGCCTGATGATCCGACAGGAGACCTTGCCATGA
- a CDS encoding MFS transporter, with translation MPTPNQSPIYLIALGAFALGMASYVTAGLIPMIEDSFAVSVAVAAQLVTAFTLAYGLGSPIFVALTPPHRQRTGLLVALGIFVIANVASALSENFTVLMIWRAVAGIGAGVYLAMGIGAAAAVSTPERRGKAIAIIMGGMASGVVLGVPLSLLIAERLGWEAALWLVSVLGLIAFIGLLLKLPALPAAASSSLSQKFAILGDGHVAVILLVSLLAAIASLGMYTFIAPLLADPNYGAVSSITAYLWVWGIGGVLGSFLVGPLVDRFKGSLLTFAIMVILAVSLFALPFAAALSSWLVMLPIVIWGAVGWALQVPQNNELILARQAHGDDNLAIALNESALYLGSAIGAAAGGFVLLLQMPTWTLAACAGAVASLGALLQIINLRRRNSAVVGVPPHQS, from the coding sequence ATGCCTACTCCGAACCAGTCACCCATTTATCTCATCGCCTTGGGGGCTTTCGCCCTCGGAATGGCTTCCTATGTCACCGCCGGCTTGATCCCGATGATCGAGGATTCCTTTGCGGTCTCCGTTGCGGTTGCGGCCCAGTTGGTCACGGCGTTTACCCTGGCTTACGGCCTAGGCTCACCGATATTTGTGGCGTTGACGCCACCACACCGCCAACGCACCGGCCTGTTGGTTGCACTGGGCATTTTTGTGATCGCTAACGTAGCAAGCGCGCTGTCTGAGAATTTCACCGTGCTGATGATCTGGCGCGCGGTTGCGGGGATCGGCGCAGGCGTCTACCTAGCAATGGGGATTGGGGCGGCCGCAGCAGTCTCCACTCCGGAGCGGCGCGGTAAGGCCATCGCCATCATCATGGGTGGTATGGCAAGCGGCGTCGTGCTCGGCGTCCCCCTCAGCCTGCTCATCGCCGAACGACTGGGATGGGAAGCCGCGCTCTGGCTGGTCAGCGTTCTTGGACTAATCGCTTTCATCGGCTTGCTACTGAAACTCCCTGCCCTGCCCGCGGCAGCATCCAGTTCCTTGAGTCAGAAGTTCGCGATCCTGGGAGATGGCCACGTGGCAGTCATCTTGCTGGTTTCGCTGCTGGCGGCCATTGCTAGTCTGGGCATGTACACCTTCATCGCACCGTTGCTGGCTGACCCGAACTACGGGGCAGTTAGTTCAATCACGGCCTATCTGTGGGTATGGGGAATCGGTGGTGTATTAGGCAGCTTCCTGGTCGGACCGCTAGTCGACCGTTTCAAAGGTTCATTGCTCACCTTTGCCATCATGGTGATCCTGGCTGTCTCGCTGTTTGCGCTCCCCTTCGCGGCCGCGCTGAGTTCCTGGCTGGTGATGCTGCCAATTGTCATATGGGGGGCAGTCGGCTGGGCCCTGCAAGTGCCGCAAAACAATGAGCTCATTCTGGCGCGCCAAGCACACGGCGATGACAACCTCGCGATTGCTCTGAATGAGTCAGCGTTATATCTCGGCAGCGCGATTGGCGCAGCAGCAGGCGGCTTTGTATTGCTCCTGCAAATGCCAACCTGGACGCTGGCCGCATGCGCCGGTGCGGTAGCCAGCTTGGGCGCCCTGCTGCAAATCATCAATCTACGTCGGCGCAACAGTGCCGTGGTCGGCGTGCCCCCTCATCAAAGCTGA
- a CDS encoding helix-turn-helix transcriptional regulator has protein sequence MSAPRTLERTRLELAEFLRSRRERLSPADVGLSAGGRRRTPGLRREEVAALAGVGLSWYTWLEQGRDISVSATFLDNLSRTLKLDATERRHLFLLAHQRLPPEPGRTWCVVPPLIHRLMSDLPSRPAYVLNLRWDVLAWNGAADRVFDLSCHPAEQRNLLWLLFTCPAMRELFQPWDQQALQMLSSFRRDFVRATQDADIVALVKKLEKVSPDFKSWWRQQDIHGPCQGIRYLTIQGVGEVEFEHTTLTIDEDRHLRLVYYAAKEGEPQSNVFEQWLKEKTAHSSVALADSGATLAADLP, from the coding sequence ATGAGCGCACCCCGCACCCTTGAGCGCACGCGACTTGAATTGGCCGAGTTTCTTCGCAGCAGGCGTGAACGGTTGTCGCCAGCAGATGTTGGATTGAGTGCCGGCGGGCGCAGGCGGACACCTGGTTTGCGCCGTGAAGAAGTGGCCGCTTTAGCGGGAGTGGGTTTGTCCTGGTATACCTGGCTGGAGCAGGGGCGAGACATCAGCGTGTCAGCTACTTTCCTGGACAACCTATCGCGTACGCTCAAGCTAGATGCCACCGAGCGGCGTCACCTGTTCTTGTTAGCGCACCAGCGCCTACCGCCGGAACCTGGGCGCACTTGGTGTGTGGTTCCGCCGTTGATCCACAGGCTGATGTCCGACCTACCCTCTCGGCCTGCTTACGTGCTTAACCTGCGCTGGGATGTGCTGGCGTGGAACGGTGCCGCAGATCGGGTATTCGATCTGTCATGCCATCCTGCCGAACAGCGCAACCTCCTTTGGTTGTTGTTCACCTGTCCTGCCATGCGTGAACTGTTTCAGCCGTGGGATCAACAGGCGCTCCAGATGCTGTCCAGTTTTCGCCGCGACTTCGTTCGTGCCACTCAAGATGCGGACATCGTAGCACTGGTCAAAAAACTGGAAAAAGTTTCTCCCGATTTCAAGTCGTGGTGGCGGCAACAGGATATTCACGGACCCTGTCAGGGCATTCGTTACCTGACGATCCAGGGCGTGGGTGAGGTGGAGTTTGAGCACACCACACTCACCATCGATGAAGACAGACACCTACGCCTGGTTTACTACGCAGCAAAGGAAGGTGAGCCCCAAAGCAATGTTTTTGAACAGTGGCTGAAGGAAAAGACTGCCCACTCCTCAGTAGCCTTAGCCGATAGCGGGGCCACGCTGGCGGCCGATCTGCCATGA
- a CDS encoding LysR family transcriptional regulator, which translates to MELRHLRCFIAVAEELHFARAAARLHIEQSPLSRIIKELEYRLGVQLFERTTRRTRLTWAGEVLLEEARRIFAVVEQAQASVKSAAAGFRGRIRVALSDGIPQTRLAALLAQCREEEPEVEICLSEVAVSEQLKGLDDGLFDVGLAQYEEVGERLIAEPVWFDPVVVTVPSRHPLLTYKRIPLEEVVRYPLVLCDPKVCEGFWNQLQRILTTVDTQLTIADQVPTLDLMMALVAAGYGLGFSGQARITELNNPDVVARPLAGCPAPLTTYLIRPRREPAEQLARFIDRVNPPETRTLLGSTLTQQEIA; encoded by the coding sequence GTGGAGCTGCGCCATCTTCGCTGTTTCATCGCCGTCGCAGAGGAATTGCACTTCGCTCGCGCAGCCGCGCGTCTGCACATCGAGCAGTCTCCACTCTCTAGGATCATCAAGGAGTTGGAGTATCGCCTTGGCGTGCAGCTGTTCGAGCGTACGACACGTCGCACGCGGCTGACCTGGGCTGGAGAAGTATTACTCGAAGAGGCTCGACGCATTTTTGCAGTTGTCGAGCAGGCTCAGGCTAGCGTCAAAAGTGCAGCGGCGGGTTTTCGAGGCCGAATTCGCGTTGCACTGTCTGACGGTATCCCCCAGACCCGACTCGCGGCACTGTTGGCGCAGTGCCGCGAGGAGGAGCCAGAGGTTGAGATCTGTCTGTCCGAAGTCGCTGTCAGCGAGCAGCTCAAAGGACTCGATGACGGACTTTTTGACGTGGGCTTGGCGCAGTACGAAGAGGTCGGTGAGAGGCTAATTGCCGAGCCAGTGTGGTTCGATCCTGTGGTTGTGACAGTACCCTCTCGTCACCCGTTGCTGACCTACAAGCGCATTCCATTAGAAGAGGTCGTGCGATACCCATTAGTGCTCTGTGATCCCAAGGTCTGCGAAGGATTCTGGAACCAGCTGCAACGAATACTGACAACAGTGGACACCCAGCTAACCATTGCTGATCAGGTGCCTACCTTGGATCTGATGATGGCCTTGGTGGCTGCCGGATACGGACTTGGTTTCTCCGGCCAGGCTCGTATCACTGAGCTCAATAATCCTGACGTTGTTGCTAGGCCCCTTGCTGGTTGCCCCGCGCCGCTGACCACATACTTGATCCGCCCCCGGAGGGAGCCGGCCGAGCAATTAGCCCGCTTCATCGACCGAGTAAACCCGCCCGAAACTCGAACCTTACTGGGTTCAACCCTCACGCAACAGGAGATCGCCTGA
- the asnB gene encoding asparagine synthase (glutamine-hydrolyzing) produces MCGIAGWLSYGQNMETQRITLQRMTDTMARRGPDARGLWIDGPVGLGHRRLSVIDLEGGRQPMVAIHGGPHEVAAITYSGEAYNYRVLRAELQRLGHRFESVSDTEVVLRAYVEWGEAFVERLNGMYAFAIWDRRTQELLLIRDRMGVKPLYYYPTQDGVIFGSEPKALLANPLVPRKVRADGLREILEMVKTPGHAVFDGMREVLPGEIVRVNRQGLSRRQYWKLEAREHSDSLDSTIRHTRDLLEDIIDNQIVADVPLCSLLSGGLDSSIITALASKKLQAAGKENIRSFSVDFTEHANGFTGDAVRGTPDAPFVRDLVEKIHSSHQEIILNSGELADPALRAQIVRALDLPPAFWGDMWPSLYRLFEEVRKHSTVALSGESADEVFGGYRWFHDPEAIQADTFPWLTSVTGKYFDGKPLFDPSLLHRLDMGSFLRDSYAQAIAEAPVLPGESAQDVRMRQMSYVNLTRFVQTLLDRKDRMSMAVGLEVRVPFCDHRLVEYAFNIPWAMKAFDGREKSILRAATRDLLPASISDRVKSPYPSTQDPAYERALREALAAVHANRNAPVTPLLDDAQVQRALAKPLGTISPMYERMGMELAVGLNTWLTEYEVSLEL; encoded by the coding sequence ATGTGTGGAATAGCAGGTTGGCTTTCGTACGGTCAAAACATGGAAACACAGCGGATCACCCTACAACGCATGACCGACACAATGGCCCGACGCGGTCCGGATGCCCGTGGGCTATGGATCGACGGGCCAGTAGGCCTTGGTCACCGCCGTTTGTCAGTCATTGATCTGGAAGGTGGTCGCCAGCCGATGGTAGCGATCCATGGTGGTCCCCATGAAGTAGCCGCCATCACTTACAGTGGCGAGGCCTACAACTACCGCGTGCTACGCGCGGAGTTGCAACGCCTTGGACATCGCTTCGAAAGTGTCAGTGATACGGAGGTAGTACTACGGGCATACGTCGAATGGGGCGAAGCCTTCGTCGAGCGACTCAACGGCATGTATGCATTTGCCATCTGGGATCGGCGTACGCAGGAGCTGCTGCTGATTCGGGACCGGATGGGCGTCAAGCCTTTGTATTACTACCCGACCCAGGATGGCGTTATCTTCGGCTCTGAACCGAAGGCATTGCTCGCCAATCCGCTCGTACCACGCAAAGTGCGTGCAGATGGCCTGCGCGAGATATTGGAAATGGTAAAGACGCCAGGTCACGCCGTCTTTGACGGTATGCGTGAAGTTTTGCCAGGCGAGATCGTGCGCGTTAACCGACAGGGTCTGAGCCGACGCCAATACTGGAAACTGGAAGCGCGCGAGCACAGCGATTCGCTGGACAGCACCATTCGCCATACCCGTGACTTACTCGAAGACATCATCGACAACCAGATCGTCGCTGACGTACCACTGTGCAGCCTGCTGTCCGGCGGGCTCGACTCGTCAATCATCACTGCACTGGCCTCCAAAAAACTTCAGGCTGCCGGAAAAGAGAACATCCGCTCTTTCTCTGTCGACTTCACCGAGCATGCCAACGGCTTCACTGGCGATGCGGTACGCGGCACACCCGATGCGCCTTTTGTGCGCGACTTGGTAGAGAAGATTCATTCCAGCCATCAGGAGATCATCCTCAACAGTGGCGAGTTGGCCGATCCAGCGTTACGCGCTCAGATTGTCAGGGCATTAGATCTGCCGCCAGCTTTCTGGGGTGACATGTGGCCGTCGCTCTACCGGCTATTCGAGGAGGTCCGCAAGCACTCGACCGTTGCTCTCTCTGGTGAGAGTGCAGACGAGGTATTCGGCGGCTATCGCTGGTTTCACGACCCAGAAGCTATTCAGGCGGACACATTCCCTTGGCTGACTTCGGTGACCGGCAAGTACTTTGACGGCAAACCCTTGTTCGACCCAAGCCTTCTGCACCGTCTGGACATGGGGAGTTTCCTGCGTGACAGCTACGCCCAGGCTATCGCAGAAGCCCCGGTACTACCCGGGGAAAGCGCGCAGGACGTACGCATGAGACAGATGAGCTACGTAAACCTGACCCGGTTCGTACAGACCCTGCTCGACCGAAAGGACCGTATGAGCATGGCCGTCGGCCTTGAGGTAAGGGTGCCCTTCTGTGATCACCGTCTCGTGGAGTATGCCTTCAACATCCCTTGGGCGATGAAAGCCTTCGATGGTCGAGAAAAGAGCATTTTGCGTGCTGCGACACGCGACCTGCTGCCCGCATCAATCAGCGATCGCGTTAAGAGCCCCTATCCCTCAACTCAAGACCCTGCTTATGAACGGGCGCTTCGTGAAGCGCTCGCCGCTGTTCACGCTAACCGCAACGCACCGGTGACGCCGCTGCTTGACGATGCGCAGGTTCAGAGAGCGTTGGCCAAGCCGCTAGGCACCATCTCTCCCATGTACGAACGCATGGGCATGGAGCTGGCGGTCGGCCTCAATACCTGGCTAACCGAGTACGAGGTCAGCCTCGAACTTTAG
- a CDS encoding LacI family DNA-binding transcriptional regulator, producing MARKSGRDNGNLGEPPVTVKDVALRAGVSVMTVSRAIQRPELVNEATREHVLEIVRSMGYVPNIMAGALATRKSRLVAILLPTIANSIYSIAVQSIISRLSAFGYQSLVGPTGYSPENEELLLDAILGRRPDGIVLTGTLHTPSIRSRLASLRIPVVEAWDLSDALLDTQVGFSHEKVGVSVADHFHAKGYRRWAVVGIDDPRAMRRCHSLTARLNELDVSDVHQQIFPSEATWEVGRKGLTMLLDEGARPEIVICSSDTVALGVLAEAASRKMTVPDDIAVLGFGNISNGQFAYPSLSTVSVNAQEMGYQVAEALLRRLEGGSGESQVDTSFEIVEREST from the coding sequence GTGGCGCGTAAATCAGGTAGAGACAACGGTAATCTTGGAGAGCCGCCGGTAACCGTGAAGGATGTGGCGCTTAGGGCGGGAGTCTCTGTAATGACCGTATCGCGCGCTATTCAGCGCCCTGAATTGGTGAACGAGGCAACCCGCGAGCACGTCCTCGAAATTGTTCGCTCTATGGGCTACGTACCCAATATCATGGCCGGGGCTCTAGCAACCCGCAAAAGCCGCCTCGTTGCAATCTTGCTTCCGACCATTGCCAACTCGATCTATTCGATTGCCGTGCAGTCGATAATCAGCAGGTTGTCCGCATTCGGGTATCAGTCTCTCGTAGGCCCCACCGGATACTCGCCTGAAAACGAAGAGCTGCTTCTTGATGCGATTCTTGGCAGACGGCCAGACGGCATCGTCCTGACCGGTACGCTGCATACCCCCAGCATCCGCTCTCGCCTCGCTTCGCTTCGAATTCCGGTCGTCGAGGCCTGGGATTTGAGCGACGCGCTGTTAGACACTCAAGTTGGGTTCTCCCACGAGAAAGTCGGTGTTTCAGTAGCCGACCACTTCCATGCCAAAGGCTATCGACGCTGGGCCGTAGTCGGTATCGATGACCCTCGTGCAATGCGCCGCTGCCACAGTTTGACCGCTCGCCTCAACGAGCTGGACGTTAGTGATGTGCATCAACAGATTTTTCCCTCGGAAGCCACTTGGGAGGTGGGCAGGAAGGGATTAACAATGCTGCTCGACGAGGGCGCGCGCCCTGAAATCGTTATTTGCAGCTCGGACACCGTCGCGCTCGGCGTGCTGGCTGAAGCCGCCAGCCGAAAGATGACAGTGCCTGATGACATTGCTGTGCTTGGCTTTGGCAACATCTCCAACGGGCAGTTTGCTTACCCATCTCTTTCCACCGTCAGCGTGAATGCTCAGGAAATGGGCTACCAAGTAGCTGAAGCCCTGCTTCGACGCTTGGAGGGTGGCAGCGGTGAGAGTCAGGTCGACACCAGCTTCGAGATCGTTGAGCGCGAAAGCACCTGA